A window from Citrus sinensis cultivar Valencia sweet orange chromosome 5, DVS_A1.0, whole genome shotgun sequence encodes these proteins:
- the LOC127902257 gene encoding vegetative cell wall protein gp1-like, giving the protein MLSHRYYGLEFYQKEKEIRKLKAELEQIESERQRPILFTTSPPLPFISPAFHPFAPMLSPIKPQDPSKLFGMTHTLFRNNPLPKPSRSKPHPRPSLENPPFPPPLSIPEQQPPLYTPLPPQPAPTQAKDKSPMQQYSAQIIPDPSDTNQTSNSNLAVSEDPSDSEIESSISSSDSEKSYADITKILMAQPEETKPAQSSRTDPFFEIPSDIEEDPPEASSALTRPAHPQNDHKPSNGPWFTFDDIPVAKWRDKLSEMAAWIDLQMLRANATTTSVLRELATRFKGSLRD; this is encoded by the coding sequence ATGCTGAGTCATCGATACTATGGCCTAGAATTTTATCAGAAAGAGAAGGAAATCAGAAAATTGAAAGCAGAACTTGAACAGATTGAGTCAGAAAGGCAAAGGCCCATATTATTTACCACCTCTCCACCATTACCTTTCATCAGCCCAGCCTTCCATCCTTTTGCACCTATGCTTTCTCCCATAAAACCACAAGACCCGTCCAAATTATTTGGCATGACACATACTTTGTTTAGAAATAATCCTCTGCCAAAACCATCTAGATCTAAACCTCATCCTCGACCAAGCCTAGAAAACCCACCGTTTCCACCACCTTTGTCCATCCCAGAACAGCAACCGCCTCTTTATACCCCACTTCCTCCTCAACCAGCACCAACTCAGGCCAAAGATAAATCCCCAATGCAACAATACAGTGCACAAATAATCCCAGATCCATCCGATACAAACCAAACTTCTAATTCAAATCTAGCCGTTTCAGAAGATCCATCTGACTCTGAAATAGAATCTTCCATTTCATCTAGTGATTCTGAAAAATCTTATGCTGACATCACTAAAATCCTTATGGCCCAACCTGAAGAGACCAAACCTGCTCAATCCTCAAGAACTGACCCATTCTTTGAAATACCCTCAGATATTGAAGAAGATCCACCAGAAGCATCCTCAGCTCTAACCCGACCTGCTCATCCCCAAAATGATCATAAACCTtcaaatggtccatggttcacttttgatgatatcccTGTAGCTAAATGGAGAGACAAATTATCCGAAATGGCTGCTTGGATAGATCTCCAAATGTTAAGAGCAAATGCTACTACAACATCAGTCCTTAGAGAACTTGCTACTCGTTTTAAGGGATCTTTAAGAGATTAG
- the LOC127902258 gene encoding uncharacterized protein LOC127902258, which yields MDGLIEATEIRLQNHALDLPSPEHHSDALMMLAESDQIPMIIQIPRQIPRHELIKLMPLEWISNYEKFHTNTSPIQTTESMFERRSDGTVRMTFRPPPTAPEEPPRLSFTYSAMVTVVQTAQEKLPITGFNLEGYPVYPAKLNGHFLWDSPRSGNCDPDCPCWDDWEEDDVEPQRRRKPKKKIPKASCSHNQPKPPHNPPPPPAPLPIYQKELRWITKNYKTEVLPHI from the exons ATGGATGGACTAATTGAAGCCACGGAAATCCG GCTCCAGAACCATGCCTTAGATCTTCCTTCACCTGAGCACCACTCTGACGCCCTTATGATGTTAGCAGAATCAGATCAGATACCAATGATCATTCAAATTCCAAGACAGATCCCTAGACATGAACTCATAAAACTCATGCCCTTGGAATGGATTTCAAATTATGAGAAGTTCCACACCAATACTTCTCCTATCCAAACAACAGAGAGTATGTTTGAACGACGATCTGATGGAACTGTCCGAATGACTTTTCGACCTCCACCAACAGCACCAGAGGAGCCTCCACGGCTCTCATTCACTTATTCAGCCATGGTTACAGTTGTTCAGACCGCTCAAGAAAAGCTGCCAATTACAGGATTCAATTTAGAAGGATATCCTGTCTATCCTGCCAAACTTAATGGCCACTTTCTTTGGGATTCACCAAGATCAGGAAATTGTGACCCAGATTGTCCCTGttgggatgattgggaagaagATGATGTTGAACCACAGCGgagaagaaaaccaaaaaagaaaatacctaAAGCTTCGTGCTCACACAATCAACCTAAACCACCTCATAatcctccaccaccaccagctccattacccatctaccAAAAAGAACTCAGATggattacaaaaaattacaagactGAAGTTCTTCCACACATCTAG